The window GCGCGCACCTTGCTCGCCGGGGTTGGGTTAAATGCAGAGGCCTGTCTGCGCCCGGCCGGCATCCTGAGCGGTGGTGAGCGTATGAAGCTGGCGTTGTTACTGGTCACCCAGCAAACTCCCGGAGCGTTGCTGCTGCTCGACGAGCCGGATAATCATCTGGACAGGCACAGCCGTGAACAGCTGGCGCAGGCCTTACGGGCTTATCCGGGGGCGCTGATTCTGGTCAGCCATGACGGGCACTTTGCTGCGGGCTGCGGGATCAGCCAGACGCTGGTGCTGTAACAGCAACGGCGTGTTCAGGCTTGCTGCCGCTGCTGTCTTCTGGCGGCAAGCCTGATAAACTCCGCGCCTTAATTGTCAGCTTTCACCAACGCGGGAAACGAACGCTCATGCCGGATGTTATTCCCGACGACTCCGTCGGTCTGGTCACTCCCCAGTTACAGCATTTTGATCAGCCACTGACTTTGCGCAGTGGCCGGGTTCTGCCGCAGTACGATCTGATGTACGAAACCTATGGCAGCCTGAACGCCGATAAATCCAACGCGGTGCTGATCTGTCACGCCCTGAGTGGCGATCATCACGCCGCCGGTTACCACAGCATGGACGATAAAAAGCCCGGCTGGTGGGATACCGCCATCGGTCCCGGCAAAGCCATCGATACCAACCACTTTTTTGTGGTGGCGCTGAATAATTTAGGCGGCTGCTCAGGTTCGACCGGCCCGACCAGCATCAATCCGGAAAGCGGTGAAGTGTACGGCCCGGATTTTCCGATTATGGCGGTGCGTGACTGGGTAAACAGTCAGGCGCGGCTGGCCGATGTGCTGGGTATTCAGCAATGGGCCGCCGTGGTTGGTGGTTCGCTGGGTGGCATGCAGGTATTGCGCTGGTCGATTCAGTTTCCTGAGCGCGTACGCCATGCGGTGGTGATTGCTTCGGCACCGAAATTATCGGCGCAGAATATTGCCTTTAACGAAGTCGCACGTCAGGCCATTGCCAAAGATCCGGATTTCCATGACGGCTGGTATCACAAATTCGGCACCATCCCGAAATCCGGTCTGATGCAGGCGCGCATGCTGGGGCACTTAACCTATCTGTCAGATGATGCGATGCGGCAGAAATTCGGCCGTGAGCTGAAAGAAGGCAAACTGAATTACAGCTTTGCGCCGGAATTTGAGGTGGAAAGCTACCTGCATTATCAGGGCGAAAAATTCAGTACGCGCTTTGATGCCAATACCTACATGCTGATGACCAAAGCACTGGATTATTTTGATCCGGCCGCCGATTTTGATAACGATCTGGTGAAATGTCTGAGCCGCTCGCAGTGCGACTATCTGGTGGTTTCTTTTACTACCGACTGGCGTTTCTCTCCGGCGCGTTCGGAAGAAATTGTGAATGCCCTGATGCACGCCGATAAAAACGTCAGTTATGCCTGCATCGAATCGGAAAACGGCCATGATGCTTTCCTGCTGCCGATTCCGCGTTATATGGATATTTTCAAAGCCTATATGCAACGTGTGGCAAGTGGTCTTGGCGTGGAGGGGAAAGCATGACGGTATTACGCGATGATCTGGCCATTATCCAGCAATGGGTTAAGCCCGACAGTCAGGTACTCGATCTTGGTTGCGGCGAAGGCTCGTTGCTGAGCTACCTGAAGCGTCATAAAAATGTGCGCGGATATGGTCTGGAAATTAATCCGGAAAAAATCACTGCCTGTATTGCCAATGGCGTCAATGTTATCGAACAGGATCTGGATAAAGGTCTGAGTAATTTTGAAGATAACAGCATTGATACCGTCATCATGACCCAGGCGCTGCAAGCGGTGCAGCGCCCGGATTTATTGCTCGATGAAATGCTGCGCATCGGTGAGGAAGCCATTGTTACCTTCCCGAACTTTGGTTACTGGCGTACGCGTTTTTATCTGCTGCTGAAAGGCCGTATGCCAATGTCGGAAACGCTGCCGTATAACTGGTACGACACGCCCAACATTCATATGTGTACCTTCCGCGATTTTGAGATGCTGTGCCGTGAAAAAGGCATCCGCATCCTTAATAAAACCGTGGTCGATGACCAGCATAAAGAACACTGGACGATTCGCCTGTGGCCGTCCATGCTGGGTGAAATTGCCGTTTATCACATCACAAGGAAATGATCATGAAAGCACTGACTCAGGTTTTTACAGCATGTTTATTCACCCTGTGTGCCGCCTTCAGCCCGTTGCTGCTGGCCGCCGACCGTGGTGAACAGAAAAAGGTATTCGGTGACTACGAAATTCACTATATCGGCCTTAACTCCAGCTTCCTGCCGCCGGAAGCGGCTGAAGCCTATGGCATCACCCGTTCACGGGCGCTGGGCTATATCAGTGTATCGATTCTGCATAATGAAGATGGCAGCGATGTGCCGGTGGCGGTCAGCGGTACAGTGACCGGTACTATCCGTAATCTGATTGGCCAGAGCCGCGAGCTGGAATTTCAGGAAATCAAAGAAACCAACGCGGTGTATTACATCACCACTTTCCGTTTCGATGATGAAGACATGTATAACGTTAACCTGAAAGCGACGCCGGAAGGCCAGAGCCGCACCTTTGATGTGAAATTCAGCCAGCGGTTTTACGAAGAATGAACAAAATAGTACTCGCCAGCGGTAATGCCGGAAAACTGCGGGAATTTTCCGCACTGTTCGACACCCATTTTGCCGGACTGAATATTGAGCTGATTCCGCAAACTCAGCTTAATGTGATTGAGGCCGAAGAAACCGGCCTCAGTTTTGTTGAAAATGCCATTCTTAAGGCACGCAATGCCTGCGCCGCTACCGGTCTGCCGGCACTGGCCGATGACTCCGGTCTGGAAGTCGATGCCCTGCAGGGCGCACCGGGTATCTACAGTGCCCGTTATGCCGCAGCCGGCGATGGTTTCGGCCAGGGCGACAGTGCCAATAATGCCAAGCTGCTGGCGGCACTTAAAGATGTTCCTGAGGCGCAGCGTACTGCCCGTTTCCAGTGCGTACTGGTGTATATGCGTCATGCCGCCGACCCGACGCCACAGGTGTTTCAGGGGTGCTGGGAAGGGCGTATTTTAACCGCACCGGAAGGCAGTGATGGCTTTGGCTATGATCCGCTGTTCTTTGTGCCGGGCGAAGGCTGTGCTGCAGCCAGTCTGAATAAAGAACGTAAAAATCAGCTTTCTCACCGTGGTCAGGCGATTCAGCAGCTTCTGGCGCGCTGGCACGTCTGATATTTCCCCTTCAGGGATGGCAAGTCTGGCCCGCGCTTATGGTGCGGGCTTTTTTATTATTTTTTACAAAGAGTAATGTGTGGATATTTTCGACCAGCTTGAACAGAAAGTGTTACGTACCATCAGCAGCATCGAAACCCTGCAGCTGGATAATATGCAGCTGCAGGAAGATGTGCAGAAACTGAACAACGAACAGCAACAGACCCGGCAGCAACTGGCTGAAGCTGCTGCGCAACTGGTTGAACGCGATGCTGCAGCTCTGGCTCAGCAACAGCAGATTGAGCAACTGAATGCGCAAATACTACAAATGCAGCAAGACAACGAGCGCCTGAAAAAAGACAATACCCGTCTGTCACACGAAAGTAA of the Thalassolituus hydrocarboniclasticus genome contains:
- the rdgB gene encoding RdgB/HAM1 family non-canonical purine NTP pyrophosphatase is translated as MNKIVLASGNAGKLREFSALFDTHFAGLNIELIPQTQLNVIEAEETGLSFVENAILKARNACAATGLPALADDSGLEVDALQGAPGIYSARYAAAGDGFGQGDSANNAKLLAALKDVPEAQRTARFQCVLVYMRHAADPTPQVFQGCWEGRILTAPEGSDGFGYDPLFFVPGEGCAAASLNKERKNQLSHRGQAIQQLLARWHV
- the metX gene encoding homoserine O-succinyltransferase MetX, translating into MPDVIPDDSVGLVTPQLQHFDQPLTLRSGRVLPQYDLMYETYGSLNADKSNAVLICHALSGDHHAAGYHSMDDKKPGWWDTAIGPGKAIDTNHFFVVALNNLGGCSGSTGPTSINPESGEVYGPDFPIMAVRDWVNSQARLADVLGIQQWAAVVGGSLGGMQVLRWSIQFPERVRHAVVIASAPKLSAQNIAFNEVARQAIAKDPDFHDGWYHKFGTIPKSGLMQARMLGHLTYLSDDAMRQKFGRELKEGKLNYSFAPEFEVESYLHYQGEKFSTRFDANTYMLMTKALDYFDPAADFDNDLVKCLSRSQCDYLVVSFTTDWRFSPARSEEIVNALMHADKNVSYACIESENGHDAFLLPIPRYMDIFKAYMQRVASGLGVEGKA
- the metW gene encoding methionine biosynthesis protein MetW encodes the protein MTVLRDDLAIIQQWVKPDSQVLDLGCGEGSLLSYLKRHKNVRGYGLEINPEKITACIANGVNVIEQDLDKGLSNFEDNSIDTVIMTQALQAVQRPDLLLDEMLRIGEEAIVTFPNFGYWRTRFYLLLKGRMPMSETLPYNWYDTPNIHMCTFRDFEMLCREKGIRILNKTVVDDQHKEHWTIRLWPSMLGEIAVYHITRK
- a CDS encoding DUF4426 domain-containing protein — protein: MKALTQVFTACLFTLCAAFSPLLLAADRGEQKKVFGDYEIHYIGLNSSFLPPEAAEAYGITRSRALGYISVSILHNEDGSDVPVAVSGTVTGTIRNLIGQSRELEFQEIKETNAVYYITTFRFDDEDMYNVNLKATPEGQSRTFDVKFSQRFYEE